A stretch of the Hypomesus transpacificus isolate Combined female chromosome 12, fHypTra1, whole genome shotgun sequence genome encodes the following:
- the LOC124474377 gene encoding C-X-C chemokine receptor type 2-like isoform X2 codes for MSIILVGIFLLAIPGNLLVGFVIGSRKRTLIPSDVYLFHLTVADGLIALTLPFWAHNITWGWVFGDFLCKLLSLATEVNFYTSILFLVCISVERYFAIVHAADTRNGGWWACSWAVCCAIWMLGGVFALPALFNDAFKPNQSERVVCAEQFDVGNAFHWRFATHGLRHVLGFLLPLAIMLACYGVTLARLVHTRGFKKHRAMRVIVAVVIAFLLCWMPYNLAMIADLLLRAKVVAFDCSVRTSLDLTIGVTHSLALTHCCINPFLYAFVGEKFRSNLGALVKRKRRSDRMSSGSVRFSRSTSQTSEGMGQFM; via the coding sequence ATGTCGATCATCCTAGTCGGCATCTTCCTATTGGCTATCCCAGGAAACCTGCTGGTGGGGTTTGTGATTGGTTCCAGAAAACGGACCCTGATACCGTCGGATGTCTACCTGTTCCACCTGACTGTGGCAGACGGATTGATTGCATTGACACTGCCCTTCTGGGCCCACAACATCACGTGGGGCTGGGTTTTTGGGGACTTTCTTTGCAAGCTGCTGAGCCTGGCCACAGAGGTGAACTTCTATACCAGCATTCTGTTCCTTGTCTGCATCAGTGTGGAACGCTACTTTGCCATTGTCCATGCCGCTGACACTCGTAATGGAGGCTGGTGGGCCTGCAGTTGGGCTGTGTGCTGTGCGATCTGGATGCTTGGGGGTGTTTTTGCCCTGCCGGCGCTCTTCAATGATGCCTTCAAGCCCaatcagtcagagagagtggtGTGCGCCGAGCAATTTGACGTGGGCAACGCCTTCCACTGGCGCTTCGCCACGCATGGACTGCGTCACGTCCTGGGTTTCCTGCTCCCATTGGCCATCATGCTGGCGTGCTACGGAGTGACTCTCGCCCGGCTTGTCCACACCCGCGGTTTCAAGAAGCATCGTGCCATGCGGGTCATCGTCGCCGTGGTGATCGCTTTCCTGCTGTGCTGGATGCCGTACAACCTGGCCATGATAGCGGACCTGTTGCTGAGGGCCAAAGTGGTGGCTTTTGACTGCTCGGTGAGGACCTCACTGGATTTGACGATTGGGGTGACCCACAGCCTGGCCCTGACACACTGCTGCATAAACCCATTCCTGTACGCCTTTGTGGGGGAGAAGTTCAGGAGCAACCTGGGCGCCCTGGTCAAGCGGAAACGGAGGTCAGACAGGATGTCCTCAGGTTCGGTCAGATTCAGCAGGTCCACATCCCAGACGTCGGAGGGCATGGGGCAGTTCATGTGA
- the LOC124474377 gene encoding C-X-C chemokine receptor type 1-like isoform X1, translating into MADSFDVIFDDYYEPSNDTNLSTYVINPNTQSCNDHPLYSTVAVAMSIILVGIFLLAIPGNLLVGFVIGSRKRTLIPSDVYLFHLTVADGLIALTLPFWAHNITWGWVFGDFLCKLLSLATEVNFYTSILFLVCISVERYFAIVHAADTRNGGWWACSWAVCCAIWMLGGVFALPALFNDAFKPNQSERVVCAEQFDVGNAFHWRFATHGLRHVLGFLLPLAIMLACYGVTLARLVHTRGFKKHRAMRVIVAVVIAFLLCWMPYNLAMIADLLLRAKVVAFDCSVRTSLDLTIGVTHSLALTHCCINPFLYAFVGEKFRSNLGALVKRKRRSDRMSSGSVRFSRSTSQTSEGMGQFM; encoded by the exons ATGGCAG ACTCCTTTGACGTCATCTTTGATGACTACTATGAACCATCCAATGACACTAACCTATCTACTTATGTGATCAACCCCAATACTCAATCCTGCAACGATCATCCCCTGTACAGCACAGTTGCCGTTGCCATGTCGATCATCCTAGTCGGCATCTTCCTATTGGCTATCCCAGGAAACCTGCTGGTGGGGTTTGTGATTGGTTCCAGAAAACGGACCCTGATACCGTCGGATGTCTACCTGTTCCACCTGACTGTGGCAGACGGATTGATTGCATTGACACTGCCCTTCTGGGCCCACAACATCACGTGGGGCTGGGTTTTTGGGGACTTTCTTTGCAAGCTGCTGAGCCTGGCCACAGAGGTGAACTTCTATACCAGCATTCTGTTCCTTGTCTGCATCAGTGTGGAACGCTACTTTGCCATTGTCCATGCCGCTGACACTCGTAATGGAGGCTGGTGGGCCTGCAGTTGGGCTGTGTGCTGTGCGATCTGGATGCTTGGGGGTGTTTTTGCCCTGCCGGCGCTCTTCAATGATGCCTTCAAGCCCaatcagtcagagagagtggtGTGCGCCGAGCAATTTGACGTGGGCAACGCCTTCCACTGGCGCTTCGCCACGCATGGACTGCGTCACGTCCTGGGTTTCCTGCTCCCATTGGCCATCATGCTGGCGTGCTACGGAGTGACTCTCGCCCGGCTTGTCCACACCCGCGGTTTCAAGAAGCATCGTGCCATGCGGGTCATCGTCGCCGTGGTGATCGCTTTCCTGCTGTGCTGGATGCCGTACAACCTGGCCATGATAGCGGACCTGTTGCTGAGGGCCAAAGTGGTGGCTTTTGACTGCTCGGTGAGGACCTCACTGGATTTGACGATTGGGGTGACCCACAGCCTGGCCCTGACACACTGCTGCATAAACCCATTCCTGTACGCCTTTGTGGGGGAGAAGTTCAGGAGCAACCTGGGCGCCCTGGTCAAGCGGAAACGGAGGTCAGACAGGATGTCCTCAGGTTCGGTCAGATTCAGCAGGTCCACATCCCAGACGTCGGAGGGCATGGGGCAGTTCATGTGA